GGCACGCGAACGCACGCAGATACTGATGGATGTCGCCAACATGGAGGGCGGACTGGTGGTCGGCACGGGCGACCTGAGCGAGCTGGCCCTGGGATGGGCGACTTACAACGGCGACCAGATGTCGATGTACGGCGTGAACGCCTCGGTGCCCAAGACGCTGGTGCGCCATCTGGTAAAATGGGTGGCCGACACCGAGTCGGATGCGGCGGCCCGCGCCACGCTGCTCGACATCATCGACACGCCGGTCAGCCCGGAATTGCTGCCGGCGGACAAGGACGGCAGGATCAGCCAGAAGACCGAAGACCTGGTAGGCCCTTACGAGCTGCACGATTTCTTCCTCTACAATTTCATCCGCGGAGGTTATCGTCCGGCGAAGATCCTGTTCCTGGCCGAACAGGCATTCCGCGGAAGTTATGACCATGCTGCGATCCGGAAATGGCTGGAGGTATTCTTCCGCCGCTTCTTCTCGCAGCAGTTCAAGCGCTCGGCAATGCCCGACGGCCCGAAGGTCGGTTCGGTGGCCCTGTCGCCCCGGGGCGACTGGCGTATGCCTTCGGACGCCTCGGCAGCCGTATGGCTCAAGGAACTCGAAACACTGTAAACCGTAAATACCAATAAAATCCAAATGAAGAAAACCCTTTTGTCCGTCGCCGCGGCACTGCTGCTCGCAGGCGGCGCCGCATCGGCACAGGACTGGCAGGAAGCACTGAAAAAGGCCGCGACGGAGGCCGCAGACAAGGCGACAGGCGGCAAACTGACCCAATATGCGCTGGTCGGGACGTGGAACTACTCCGCTCCGGGCGTGAAATTCGAAGGCAACGACCTGCTGAGCCAGCTCGGAGGATCGGCGCTCGAAGGTACCGTCAAGAGCCAGCTCGACAAGGTCTACCAAACGGTGGGCATCAAGCCCGGCGCAGGTTCGGTCACATTCGGCAAAGACGGCGCATTCAGTACCCAAATGGGCAATTACAAATTGTCGGGCACCTATACGTTCGACCCCTCGACCCATGTAGCCGCGATGAAATTCGCCAAGGAGAAGCTCGGCAAGGAAAAGCTCGACCTGGGCGAGGTTCCGGGGCACGTCTACCTCAGCGGGACGAAGATGGTACTGGTCTTCCCGGTGGGCAAGCTCATCGAGATCATCAAATCCTACGGCAGCAAAATCTCGTCGATGGAGACCGTCGTCGCCCTGCTCGAACAGTACAAGAACGTATACATCGGATTCGAATTCAGCAAGGGGACGGCAGAAAACACGAAATAGTTGAAAAAAAATCATAATTTTTTTTAAATGACAGATTCACGGCGGATCTGTCATTTTTTATTACGGATATTTACCGATCGCTCCCCGCACTCCCCCGGACAGTAAGCAGATGGGGTGCAGAAGTCGCAAACGGCATAAGTAAAATATTTTAGCAATTTCTTAAAGAACTTGCAAAACTCGAACAGATACATTATTTTTACCACCGAACAGATTCCATAAACCCTTAAACACAGATTGACTATGAACGAGCAAGCACATCAGTACGTCGAAGATTTCATGGCGCAACTAACCCTCCGCAATCCCAATGAGCCGGAATTCCACCAGGCCGTCCGCGAGGTCGCCGAATCGCTGGCTCCCCACATCGTGGCGAGCCCCGTATTGCAGAAAATGAAAGTTCTGGAACGCATTGCGGAACCCGAGCGCGTCATCATTTTCCGTGTGCCCTGGCTCAACGACAAAGGCGAGATCGAGATCAACCGCGGCTACCGCGTGCAGATGAACAGCGCCATCGGCCCCTACAAGGGCGGCATCCGCTTCCACCCTTCGGTCAACCTGTCGATCCTGAAGTTCCTCGCCTTCGAACAGACCTTCAAGAACAGCCTCACGACGCTGCCGATGGGCGGCGGCAAGGGCGGTTCGGATTTCAACCCCAAGGGGCGCTCGGACAACGAGGTGATGAAATTCTGCCAGTCGTTCATGACCGAATTGCAGCGCCACATCGGACAGGACACCGACGTCCCGGCAGGCGACATCGGCGTCGGCGGCCGTGAGATAGGCTTCATGTTCGGGCAGTACAAGCGCCTGCGCGACGAATTCACGGGAACGCTCACCGGCAAGGGACGCGACTGGGGCGGCAGCCCGCTGCGCCCCGAAGCGACGGGCTACGGCACCTGCTACTTCGCACAGGAGATGCTCGCCACGCGCAAGGAGTCGTTCAAAGGCAAGACCGTCTGCATCTCGGGATCGGGCAACGTGGCACAGTATGCCTGCCAGAAGGCGACGCAACTCGGTGCGAAGGTCGTGACGCTCTCCGATTCGTCGGGTTACATCCACGACCCCGAAGGCATCGACGAGGCAAAACTGGAATATGTAATGGAATTGAAAAATATCTTCCGCGGACGTATCAAGGAGTACGCCGACCGCTATCCGTCGGCCAAGTACTACCCCGGCGAGCGCCCGTGGGGCGTGAAGTGCGACATCGCCATGCCGTGCGCCACGCAGAACGAGCTGAACGGAGACCAGGCGCAGGCACTCGTGGACAACGGCTGCATCTGCGTAGCCGAAGGGGCGAACATGCCCTCGACCCCCGATGCCATCCGCATCTTCCAGCAGCACAAGCTGCTCTTCGCCCCGGGCAAGGCTGCCAATGCCGGCGGCGTTGCGACCTCGGGGCTCGAAATGACGCAGAACTCGATGCGTATCACCTGGTCGCCCGAAGAGGTCGACGCAAAACTCCGCTCGATCATGGTGAACATCCACTCGGTATGCGTGCAGTACGGCACCCAGCCCGACGGCTACATCAACTACGTAGTCGGAGCCAACATCGGAGGCTTCATGAAGGTCGCCAACGCCATGCTGGCGCAGGGTTGCGTATAACCGGCAGCCAAGTATTAAGTATGGGAAATCCCGGGCTTCTGGCAAGGAAGCCCGGGATTTTTTATTGTCCGTGCGCGAATTATCCGTGTGCGAAGGGTATCGTGCCGAGGAGGGATTCGTGCGGAGACCCGCATCGGAAGCATATCCGGCCCGAAAACGGATTACAGGAACAGCACAGCCAGCGTCGCGACGGCAAAGCCGCCGCAGAAACCCGCAAGCACCTGCTGTCCGTTATGGCAGCCCAGGTAAAGGCGTGCGGAGGCCAGTGCACCCGCACAGAGAATGGCGACCATCAGCGGCACCATCATGTTGCCTACGCCCGCAACGTTCATCACCACCAGCAGCGCCACGGCAGCGCCCATGGCCGTAAGGTGCAGGCTGATCTTCCAGTAGAACGACACGACGAAGCAGAGCACTTCGCAGCACGCCGCGGCGATCATGAACTTGCGCAGGAAGATCGCCGACGGGATCTTGGCGATGGTGATGGCGCAAAGCACGTAGCAGACGGCCCCGACCAGCAGCGGCAGCAGCCGCTCGCGCCGGTTGTCCACCTTAAAGTCGGAAATGCGTCCCAATGAGCGCAGCACGCCCAACGCCAGCAGGGGGATGATCATCGCATAGAGCACGACAACCCACAGCAGGTAGAACTTCACATTGGCGGGATAATGCGCGAAAACGGTGAGCGTCAGCAGCACGACGATCAGGTAGAGGGGCAGCAGGAACGGGTGCAGCACCCACGATATTCCGTTCGAAAGTTTCTTATACATCATTCAAATTTATCACGGCCTCCCGCCCCGCAGCTGTCCGGCAATTGTCCATCCGGCGGGAAGGCATATTTCCGGCAGCACGGCCGTCCGGTAAAAGGGCGTACGCGAAGCCGCCGGGTCAAAACTTCGCTATATCTGTTTGCGGAGCCGGGCGACGGGAATACCCAGCATCTCGCGGTATTTGGCCACCGTGCGCCGGGCGATGCGGTAACCCTTGCCGTTGAGGATGTCCATCAGCGTCTCGTCCGTCAGCGGATGGCGCTTGTCCTCGTCGTCGATACACTCCTGCAGGATATTCTTGATCTCGTAACTCGACACCTCCTCGCCGCTGTCGGTCTGCATCGCCTCCGAGAAGAGCGACTTCAGAAGTATGATGCCGAACTGCGTCTGCACGTACTTGCTGTTCACCACGCGCGAGATGGTCGACACATCCAGCCCCGTGCGGTCGGCGATGTCCTTGAGGATCATCGGCCGCAGTTTCGACTTGTCGCCGTCCTTGAAATATTCCTGCTGGTAGTCCAGAATGGTCTGCATCGTACGCATAAGCGTATCGTGGCGCTGTTTGATGGCCGAGATGAACCATTTGGCCGAGTCGATCTTGTTCTTCACGAACTGGATCGCCTCCTTGTCCTTCTCGCGGACAAGGCCGTCGGCACCGACCATTTCGCGGATCATGTCCATATAGCGGCGGTTGACGCGCACCTCGGGGACGTTATACGAATTGAGCGACAGCTGGAAATGCCCGTCCTGATAGTCGAGGATGAAGTCGGGGATGATGTAGGGCGTCGTGTCGGTTCCGCCCTCGGCATAGAGGTTGCCGGGCTTGGGCGACAGGTGCCTGATCTCGGCGATGGCCTCGCGGAAATCGTCCTCGGAAACCTGCAGGCGCGACATCAGTTTTTCGTAATGCTTCTTGACAAACTCGTCGAAATAGGCAGTCAGTATCTTGCGCGCCAGCCGGCGGGGCCGCGAATTGACAGGGATCTGCGCCATTTGCAGCAACAGGCACTCCTGGAGATTGCGGGCGCCTATGCCGGCGGGTTCCAGTTCATGGATGATGCCGAGCAGTTTCTCCAGCTCCTCGGCCGAGGTCTCGATCCCGACCGTGAAGGCGATGTCGTCGGCCACGGACTCCAGGTCGCGGCGCAGGTAACCGTCCTCGTCGATGCTCCCGACCAGGTATACGGCCAGTTTCATCTCGCGCTCGGAAAGGTTGCGGAACCCCAGCTGCTCGATCAGGTACTCCTGCAACGACCGTCCCTCGGTCAGGAAGACCGGGCGCTGCTTGTCGTCCTTCGAGTAGTTATTGATACGGCTTTTATAGGAAGGGGTGTCGTCTTCACGCAAATACTCGTCGACCGAAATCTGCTGGGGCTGTTCCTCGTCCTCGGCAGCACGATCCTCTTCCTCCAGCACGATATTGTCTTCGATCTCCTGTTTGATACGCTGTTCGAGCTGCACGGTGGGCAGCTCCAGCAACTTGATCATCTGAATCTGCTGGGGCGAGAGCTTCTGCTGAAGCGACAGTACCTGTTTCTGATTAATAGCCATACTTTTTCCAAATTAAGAATTAGAGATTCCGAATTTGGTTTCTTCTTGGGGGTTAGTATACAACACAAACGGCCGCAGCCGGAAAATCGTATGGAAAAGCGGGATTTCGGGACTTGCGCCGCACAGCCCGGACAGGAAAATGCTCGAGTTCGGGTTATGCAGCCGGTACGAAACAGCCTTCCCAGGTGGTTTTAAAACTCGGCGTTCTTCGGCGTGCGCGGGAAAGGCTGCACGTCACGGATATTGGTCATGCCCGTCACGAAAAGCAGCAACCGGTCGAAGCCCAGGCCGAAGCCGGAGTGCGGGGCCGAACCCCAGCGGCGGGTATCCAAATACCACCAGAGTTCCTTTTCGTTCATACCGAGCTCCTGCACCCTTGCATGAAGCTTGCCATAATCGGCCTCGCGCTCCGAACCGCCGATGATTTCGCCGATTCCGGGGAATAATACGTCCATAGCGCGTACCGTCTTGCCGTCGTCGTTCTGCTTCATGTAGAAGGCCTTGATATCCTTGGGGTAGTTGATCAGGATGACCGGGCGCTTGAAATGCTCCTCCACGAGGTAACGCTCGTGCTCGGACTGCAGGTCGCACCCCCAGTCGCAGGGGAATTCGAACTTGCGGCCCGAAGCCTTCAGTATCTCGACGCCCTCGGTGTAGTCGAGGCGCTTGAAATCGTTGTGCAGCACGAAGTTCAGACGTTCCAGCAAACCCTTGTCCCACATCTTGTTCATGAACTCGAGGTCTTCGGCACAGTTATCCAGCGCATACCGGATCAGGTACTTGAGGAAATCCTCGGCCAGTTCCATGTTGTCTTCCAGTTCGTAGAAGGCAGCCTCGGGCTCGATCATCCAGAACTCCGACGCATGGCGCGGGGTGTTCGAGTTCTCGGCGCGGAACGTGGGGCCGAACGTATAGATACGTCCCAGCGACAGGGCCCCCAGTTCGCCTTCGAGCTGGCCCGAGACGGTCAGGTTGCACGACTTGCCGAAGAAATCCTGCGCATAGTCGACCTTGCCCTCATCGGTCTTGGGGACATCGTTCAGGTCGAGGGTCGTCACCTGGAACATGGCGCCCGCGCCCTCGCAGTCCGAAGCCGTGATGAGCGGCGTATGGAAATAATAGAAGCCCTGTTTGTTGAAATACTCGTGGATGGCATACGCCATGGCGTGGCGGATGCGCAACACGGCACCGAAGGTATTGGTTCGCGGACGCAGGTAGGCGATTTCGCGCAGGAACTCCAGCGAGTGCCCCTTCTTCTGGAGGGGATAGGTTTCGGGGTCGGCCGTGCCGTACACCTCGATCTTCGCGGCCTGCACCTCGACCCGCTGCCCTGACCCGAGCGACTCCACGAGCCGTCCGTCGACGCGGATGCAGGCACCCGTAGTGATGGGTTTGAGCTCTTCTTCGCCGAATTTCGAAAGATCGACGACCACCTGTATGTTCGCAACGCACGATCCGTCGTTCAGGGCGATGAACGCCACATTCTTGTTCCCGCGCTTGGTGCGCACCCATCCCTTGACGACAATGTCGGTGTCCACGACGCCCGACTTCAGAATTTCTACGATTCTCTGCGTTTTCATATGATCAATTTTATCTATGCCTTTAACGGCTCTTTTTCGAACTTACAAAGATATCCATTATTTGCGATTTGGCAAAAAAAAAGTACCTTTGCCTAACCTATATTAAGAACACACGCATGAAACGTACGATACTGCTGACGACGGCCATCCTCTGCGCCGCAGGCACCCGGGCGCAGGAGGCATACGACCTGCTGATCCCCGAGCCCGAAACCCCGGTAGCGCTCCGCCCCGTCGAAGGGGGCCGCATTTACCGCACGGAGGTCATTCCCTACGACAAGCGCCATGACGCCGATGCCCGCAACTTAGCGGGCGCCGACGCATATATGGCCTACACGCCCGAACCGTTCGCCGCATCGGGCGACGCGGTTGCCGTCGGGCAGGTGGTCGAAATACCCTACGTGTGGACGGACGGGGTCGTCTACCTGCATCTGGAAAACATAGGCACGGCCTACACCCTCACGGTCAACGACAGCAAGGTGGCCGAAGTCGAAGACCCTTCGACGCCCGCCGAATTCGCATTGACGCCCTACATCCGCGAAGGCAAGAACGCCATCGCGCTGACGTTGCGCCGCAGTGCCGCCGACCGGATCAACGCCGTCCCCGCCTCGCGCAAGGCTTTCGAGAACTGTTACCTTTACACGCAGACCAAACGTTCGATCCGCGATTTCGAGATCGCGCTCGTGCCCGACTCGACACGCAAATTCGGCGTGCTGGAGCTGGCGATCGTCGCGCAGAACGGTTTCAACTACGACGAACCCGTGACCGTAGGCTACGACATCTACTCGCCGCAGGGCAAGCTGCTCGAGTTCAACATGCAGGAGGTCACGATCCCCGGGCGTTCGACCGACACCGTGTGCTTCACGCCCTTCATCTACGGCACCAACGCCAACAGGTGGGAGCCGGGCGCCAAGAACCCGCCGCTCTACAAGGTGATGCTCTTCACGCGCCGCGACGGGGCTTACCGCGAATACATGCCGCTGAAGATCGGCTTCGGCAAGACGGAGCTCGTCGACGGGCGCCTCATGCGCTTCGACAAGGAGCTGAAACTGGCCAAGGCCGGGTACAACGCCGCTGCCGACCGCAAGACGACCCTCGCGGAGCTGAAAACGCTCAAGGCCAAGGGCAACAATACGATATGCCCCGACTATCCGCAGCCGGGGTGGTTCTACGACCTGTGCGATGAGCTGGGGCTCTACGTCATCGACTGCGCCAACATCAACGCACCCGAAAAGCGTGACGACCGGAAGGTCGGCGGCACGCCGTCGAACGACCCGTCGCTGGCGGACGAATACCTCGAACGCGTGAAGGCGATGTACTACCGTTCGCGCAACCATTCGTGCGTCATCGCATTCGCGCTGGGCGGCGAATCGGGCAACGGATACAACATGTACAAAGCCTATGAGTGGCTCAAGTCGGTGGAGAAGTCGCGCCCGGTGATCTGTGCGGATGCCGACGGCGAGTGGAATTCGGATTTGTAGGCAATGACCGTCGAACTGATCGTCATAGGTAAAACCGATTCGAAGGAGGTCGCAGCGCTGGTCGAGATGTACGCCCGGCGTGTGAATTTCTACTGCAGGTTCGCGGTCACGGCCCTGCCCGACGTCCGAAACACCAGGAACCTCACGGTAAAACAACAGCGTACGGCCGAAGGCGAGGCCATCCTGCGCCAGACAACGGACGGCGACTACGTCGTACTGCTCGACGAGCGGGGCGAGGAGATGCGCTCGGTGGAATTCGCCTACTGGCTTCAGAAACGGATGAACAGCGGCGTGAAACGCCTGGTACTGGTGATCGGCGGCCCCTACGGGTTCTCGGACGAGGTTTACAGGCGCGCCGATGCGAAACTGTCGCTCTCGCGCATGACCTTCTCGCACCAGATCGTGCGGGCGATCTTCGCCGAACAGATATACCGGGCCTTCACCATCCTCAACAACGAACCCTACCACCACGAATAAACCGATGCAGCAGCGCCCCGCCATAGCCGTCGTAGCCCCCAACGTCCTGATGGGCGTCGGGCTGAAAGCCATCCTGGAAAAGATCATCCCGATGGCCGACGTGGAGCTTTTCGGCGATTTCGAAGCATTCGCGGAGGCAGCCCCGGAACGGTTCTTCCACTTCTTCGTCGCGGCACAGCTGTTCGTCACGCACAGTTCGTATTTCCGCCCGCTGCGCCACAAGACGATCCTGCTTTGCAACGGGCAGCCGCAGCCGGCCTATGCGGACATGCACAGAATCGACGTCTGCACCAGCGAAGAGACCGTCGTACGCGATATCCTGCGTATGCACCGCGGGGCGCACCACCACGAACACGACATCGGGGGCGCCGCTTACCCCGCCGGCGTACAGCTCACGGGACGCGAGACCGAGGTACTGGCCCTCATCGCCCGGGGCTATATGAACAAG
This Alistipes onderdonkii DNA region includes the following protein-coding sequences:
- the asnS gene encoding asparagine--tRNA ligase codes for the protein MKTQRIVEILKSGVVDTDIVVKGWVRTKRGNKNVAFIALNDGSCVANIQVVVDLSKFGEEELKPITTGACIRVDGRLVESLGSGQRVEVQAAKIEVYGTADPETYPLQKKGHSLEFLREIAYLRPRTNTFGAVLRIRHAMAYAIHEYFNKQGFYYFHTPLITASDCEGAGAMFQVTTLDLNDVPKTDEGKVDYAQDFFGKSCNLTVSGQLEGELGALSLGRIYTFGPTFRAENSNTPRHASEFWMIEPEAAFYELEDNMELAEDFLKYLIRYALDNCAEDLEFMNKMWDKGLLERLNFVLHNDFKRLDYTEGVEILKASGRKFEFPCDWGCDLQSEHERYLVEEHFKRPVILINYPKDIKAFYMKQNDDGKTVRAMDVLFPGIGEIIGGSEREADYGKLHARVQELGMNEKELWWYLDTRRWGSAPHSGFGLGFDRLLLFVTGMTNIRDVQPFPRTPKNAEF
- a CDS encoding helix-turn-helix transcriptional regulator codes for the protein MQQRPAIAVVAPNVLMGVGLKAILEKIIPMADVELFGDFEAFAEAAPERFFHFFVAAQLFVTHSSYFRPLRHKTILLCNGQPQPAYADMHRIDVCTSEETVVRDILRMHRGAHHHEHDIGGAAYPAGVQLTGRETEVLALIARGYMNKEIADRLQIGLTTVISHRRNIMEKLGIRSVAGLAIYAMTAGYVAVDEL
- the rpoN gene encoding RNA polymerase factor sigma-54, which produces MAINQKQVLSLQQKLSPQQIQMIKLLELPTVQLEQRIKQEIEDNIVLEEEDRAAEDEEQPQQISVDEYLREDDTPSYKSRINNYSKDDKQRPVFLTEGRSLQEYLIEQLGFRNLSEREMKLAVYLVGSIDEDGYLRRDLESVADDIAFTVGIETSAEELEKLLGIIHELEPAGIGARNLQECLLLQMAQIPVNSRPRRLARKILTAYFDEFVKKHYEKLMSRLQVSEDDFREAIAEIRHLSPKPGNLYAEGGTDTTPYIIPDFILDYQDGHFQLSLNSYNVPEVRVNRRYMDMIREMVGADGLVREKDKEAIQFVKNKIDSAKWFISAIKQRHDTLMRTMQTILDYQQEYFKDGDKSKLRPMILKDIADRTGLDVSTISRVVNSKYVQTQFGIILLKSLFSEAMQTDSGEEVSSYEIKNILQECIDDEDKRHPLTDETLMDILNGKGYRIARRTVAKYREMLGIPVARLRKQI
- a CDS encoding glycoside hydrolase family 2 TIM barrel-domain containing protein produces the protein MKRTILLTTAILCAAGTRAQEAYDLLIPEPETPVALRPVEGGRIYRTEVIPYDKRHDADARNLAGADAYMAYTPEPFAASGDAVAVGQVVEIPYVWTDGVVYLHLENIGTAYTLTVNDSKVAEVEDPSTPAEFALTPYIREGKNAIALTLRRSAADRINAVPASRKAFENCYLYTQTKRSIRDFEIALVPDSTRKFGVLELAIVAQNGFNYDEPVTVGYDIYSPQGKLLEFNMQEVTIPGRSTDTVCFTPFIYGTNANRWEPGAKNPPLYKVMLFTRRDGAYREYMPLKIGFGKTELVDGRLMRFDKELKLAKAGYNAAADRKTTLAELKTLKAKGNNTICPDYPQPGWFYDLCDELGLYVIDCANINAPEKRDDRKVGGTPSNDPSLADEYLERVKAMYYRSRNHSCVIAFALGGESGNGYNMYKAYEWLKSVEKSRPVICADADGEWNSDL
- the gdhA gene encoding NADP-specific glutamate dehydrogenase: MNEQAHQYVEDFMAQLTLRNPNEPEFHQAVREVAESLAPHIVASPVLQKMKVLERIAEPERVIIFRVPWLNDKGEIEINRGYRVQMNSAIGPYKGGIRFHPSVNLSILKFLAFEQTFKNSLTTLPMGGGKGGSDFNPKGRSDNEVMKFCQSFMTELQRHIGQDTDVPAGDIGVGGREIGFMFGQYKRLRDEFTGTLTGKGRDWGGSPLRPEATGYGTCYFAQEMLATRKESFKGKTVCISGSGNVAQYACQKATQLGAKVVTLSDSSGYIHDPEGIDEAKLEYVMELKNIFRGRIKEYADRYPSAKYYPGERPWGVKCDIAMPCATQNELNGDQAQALVDNGCICVAEGANMPSTPDAIRIFQQHKLLFAPGKAANAGGVATSGLEMTQNSMRITWSPEEVDAKLRSIMVNIHSVCVQYGTQPDGYINYVVGANIGGFMKVANAMLAQGCV
- a CDS encoding DUF4923 family protein; this translates as MKKTLLSVAAALLLAGGAASAQDWQEALKKAATEAADKATGGKLTQYALVGTWNYSAPGVKFEGNDLLSQLGGSALEGTVKSQLDKVYQTVGIKPGAGSVTFGKDGAFSTQMGNYKLSGTYTFDPSTHVAAMKFAKEKLGKEKLDLGEVPGHVYLSGTKMVLVFPVGKLIEIIKSYGSKISSMETVVALLEQYKNVYIGFEFSKGTAENTK
- the rlmH gene encoding 23S rRNA (pseudouridine(1915)-N(3))-methyltransferase RlmH codes for the protein MTVELIVIGKTDSKEVAALVEMYARRVNFYCRFAVTALPDVRNTRNLTVKQQRTAEGEAILRQTTDGDYVVLLDERGEEMRSVEFAYWLQKRMNSGVKRLVLVIGGPYGFSDEVYRRADAKLSLSRMTFSHQIVRAIFAEQIYRAFTILNNEPYHHE